The Oscillospiraceae bacterium genome contains a region encoding:
- a CDS encoding DNA-binding response regulator: MKIAICEDNEKDRELLLEQLHKAMTDHGVDADVELFGTAEELLKAAGRTFYSIFFFDILLPGISGLDAALKLRRQGNYSPMIFTTVTRDYLAQSYSVWAAHYLVKPIADRDVDEALARALKVLAGDQKTLEVMVNRHIEYIPYADIYYISGNNRNCVIHTHTGTYNPYESIQGMFGNLGDRRFYHISRSYIINLDHVLAVQKGKVAMRDDTLLPIRRGTAEEVRRAWEDRRFEVVNGRE; this comes from the coding sequence ATGAAAATCGCCATCTGCGAGGACAACGAAAAGGACCGGGAATTGCTGCTGGAGCAGCTTCATAAGGCCATGACAGATCACGGCGTAGACGCGGACGTGGAACTGTTCGGGACGGCCGAGGAGCTTTTGAAGGCGGCGGGCAGGACCTTTTACTCCATTTTTTTCTTTGACATTCTGCTCCCCGGGATATCCGGCCTGGACGCGGCCCTCAAGCTTCGGCGCCAAGGGAACTATTCCCCCATGATTTTTACCACGGTTACCCGCGACTATCTGGCCCAGAGCTACAGTGTGTGGGCGGCGCACTACCTGGTGAAACCCATCGCGGACAGGGACGTGGACGAGGCCTTGGCCCGTGCGCTGAAGGTGCTGGCGGGAGACCAGAAAACGCTGGAGGTTATGGTGAACCGGCACATAGAATATATCCCCTATGCGGACATCTACTATATCTCGGGCAACAACCGCAACTGCGTAATCCACACCCACACCGGGACCTACAACCCCTATGAGAGCATTCAGGGGATGTTCGGGAACTTGGGTGACAGGCGGTTTTACCACATCAGCCGGAGCTATATCATCAACCTGGATCATGTGCTGGCTGTGCAGAAAGGCAAGGTGGCCATGCGGGACGACACACTGCTGCCCATCCGGCGGGGAACGGCGGAAGAAGTGCGCCGGGCCTGGGAGGATCGGCGGTTTGAAGTGGTGAACGGGAGGGAGTGA
- a CDS encoding ribosomal RNA small subunit methyltransferase E, which produces MPHRYFPSEFTQASAALTGPDAHHLGHVLRAKPGDEVTLCDGAGFDYTARVTAIGPERVDLALLEKRPCTAEPTVEVTLFVGYPKQDKLETIVQKAVELGAVRIVPFFSRFCVAAPKKEDQKNIRYTRIAAEAAKQCGRGVLPGVELPLAFSDLPARLAEFDAALLCYEKGGVPLRGSVCGKKRIALITGAEGGFAPAEAALLTAAGAAAVGLGPRILRCETAPLAALAALMAFTGNLE; this is translated from the coding sequence ATGCCTCACCGGTATTTCCCCTCCGAATTCACTCAGGCTTCCGCCGCGCTCACCGGGCCGGACGCCCACCACCTGGGGCATGTGCTGCGGGCAAAGCCGGGCGACGAAGTGACCCTGTGCGACGGGGCCGGCTTCGACTACACTGCCCGGGTGACCGCCATCGGCCCCGAGCGGGTGGACCTGGCGCTTCTGGAAAAGCGGCCCTGCACCGCCGAGCCCACCGTGGAGGTGACCCTGTTCGTGGGTTATCCCAAGCAGGATAAGCTGGAAACCATCGTCCAAAAAGCCGTGGAGCTGGGCGCGGTGCGCATCGTGCCCTTTTTTAGCCGGTTCTGTGTGGCCGCCCCCAAAAAGGAAGACCAAAAAAACATCCGCTACACCCGCATTGCGGCCGAGGCCGCCAAGCAGTGCGGCCGGGGTGTGCTGCCCGGGGTGGAGCTGCCCCTTGCCTTCAGCGACCTTCCGGCCCGCCTGGCGGAGTTCGACGCGGCGCTGCTGTGCTACGAAAAGGGCGGCGTGCCGCTGCGCGGGTCGGTGTGCGGCAAAAAGCGCATCGCCCTGATCACCGGGGCCGAGGGCGGCTTCGCTCCCGCCGAGGCGGCCCTGCTCACCGCCGCAGGGGCCGCGGCGGTGGGGCTTGGGCCCCGCATCCTGCGCTGCGAAACCGCGCCGCTGGCGGCCCTTGCCGCCCTTATGGCCTTTACCGGCAATCTGGAATAA
- the prmA gene encoding ribosomal protein L11 methyltransferase — translation MEWTDIKITVPKASAEAAEAIATGISGGGIYIEDYSDLEAGVRQIAHVDLIEPALLAKDREHVTVHLYLAPDENPAEVLELLRGRLAAAELPCELAAEGVEQEDWETGWKAYYHALTIGRRLAVVPSWENFETDRAVIRLDPGMAFGTGTHETTSLCLAALDELVKGGERVLDIGTGSGILAIAALKLGAAAAEGVDIDPMCVRTAGENAALNGVQDRFTVFVGDLSEKAGGRYDLITANIVANAILHLAPAVPGLLAPGGVFIASGIIDTRRDEVLAGLAAAGLTVTDLRQENGWVAILCKNGGEA, via the coding sequence ATGGAATGGACCGATATCAAAATCACCGTGCCCAAGGCCTCGGCCGAGGCTGCCGAGGCCATCGCCACCGGTATTTCCGGGGGCGGCATTTACATCGAGGATTACTCGGATCTGGAGGCCGGGGTGCGGCAGATTGCCCATGTGGACCTGATCGAGCCCGCGCTCCTGGCCAAAGACCGCGAGCACGTGACCGTGCACCTGTACCTCGCGCCGGACGAAAACCCCGCCGAGGTGCTGGAGCTGCTGCGCGGCCGCCTGGCCGCCGCCGAGCTGCCCTGCGAGCTGGCGGCGGAGGGCGTGGAACAGGAGGATTGGGAAACCGGCTGGAAGGCTTATTATCATGCCCTCACCATCGGCCGGCGGCTGGCCGTGGTTCCCAGCTGGGAAAATTTCGAAACCGACCGCGCCGTCATCCGGCTGGATCCCGGCATGGCCTTCGGCACCGGCACCCACGAGACCACCTCCCTGTGCCTGGCCGCGCTGGACGAGCTGGTGAAGGGCGGCGAGCGCGTTCTGGACATCGGCACCGGCAGCGGCATTTTGGCCATCGCGGCCCTCAAGCTGGGCGCCGCGGCCGCCGAAGGGGTCGACATCGACCCCATGTGCGTGCGCACTGCGGGCGAAAACGCCGCGCTGAACGGGGTGCAGGACCGCTTCACCGTGTTCGTCGGCGATCTGTCCGAAAAGGCAGGCGGCCGGTACGACCTCATCACCGCCAACATCGTGGCAAACGCCATCCTGCATCTCGCGCCGGCGGTGCCGGGTCTTTTGGCCCCGGGCGGCGTCTTTATCGCCAGCGGCATCATCGACACCCGGCGCGACGAAGTCCTGGCGGGCCTTGCGGCGGCGGGCCTCACCGTGACCGATCTTCGCCAGGAGAACGGCTGGGTGGCCATCCTGTGCAAAAACGGGGGCGAAGCCTGA